The proteins below are encoded in one region of Streptomyces sp. NBC_00490:
- the fmt gene encoding methionyl-tRNA formyltransferase, whose product MKLVFAGTPEVAVPALDALIASGRHEVAAVVTRPDAPAGRGRRLVASPVAERAAEAGIEVLKPLKPRDPEFLERLREIAPDCCPVVAYGALLPRVALDIPAHGWVNLHFSLLPAWRGAAPVQHSIMAGDEITGASTFLIEEGLDSGPVYGTVTEEIRHTDTSGDLLTRLAFAGSGLLAATMDGIEDGTLKAVPQPAEGITLAPKITVEDAQVDWRTPALRVDRVVRGCTPAPGAWTVFRGERLKLIQVQPAPERADLAPGQLAVGKNNVHVGTGSHGVELLWVQAQGKKPMRAADWARGVRIGENESLGE is encoded by the coding sequence ATGAAGCTGGTCTTCGCCGGTACCCCCGAGGTCGCCGTTCCCGCTCTGGACGCTCTCATCGCCTCCGGGCGGCACGAGGTGGCCGCCGTCGTCACGCGGCCCGACGCGCCGGCCGGGCGTGGGCGCAGGCTCGTCGCGAGCCCGGTGGCCGAGCGGGCCGCGGAGGCGGGCATCGAGGTGCTGAAGCCCCTCAAGCCGCGGGACCCGGAGTTTCTGGAGCGGCTGCGGGAGATCGCCCCCGACTGCTGCCCCGTCGTCGCCTACGGGGCGCTGCTGCCCCGAGTCGCCCTCGACATCCCCGCCCACGGCTGGGTCAACCTGCACTTCTCGCTGCTGCCCGCCTGGCGTGGGGCCGCACCCGTGCAGCACTCCATCATGGCGGGCGACGAGATCACCGGGGCCTCCACCTTCCTCATCGAGGAGGGCCTCGACTCCGGGCCCGTCTACGGCACCGTCACCGAGGAGATCCGGCACACCGACACCAGCGGCGACCTGCTGACCCGGCTCGCCTTCGCCGGCTCGGGACTGCTCGCCGCGACGATGGACGGGATCGAGGACGGCACCCTGAAGGCCGTACCGCAGCCCGCCGAGGGCATCACCCTCGCTCCGAAGATCACCGTCGAGGACGCACAGGTCGACTGGCGCACCCCGGCCCTGCGGGTCGACCGGGTCGTGCGCGGCTGCACGCCCGCCCCCGGCGCCTGGACGGTCTTCCGCGGCGAGCGGCTCAAGCTCATCCAGGTGCAGCCCGCGCCCGAGCGCGCCGACCTCGCCCCCGGACAGCTCGCCGTCGGCAAGAACAACGTCCATGTGGGCACCGGCTCCCACGGCGTGGAGCTGCTGTGGGTGCAGGCCCAGGGCAAGAAGCCGATGCGGGCCGCCGACTGGGCGCGCGGGGTGCGGATCGGCGAGAACGAGAGCCTCGGCGAGTAA
- a CDS encoding primosomal protein N': MSSEDEQVGGGGEGAPPEQLAFIRESVRKAKVPRAKPRTWRGAALAKELPVARVLVDKGVLHLDRYFDYAVPEELDAEAQPGVRVRVRFGAGRGRVRDGRREGGGLIDGFLVERLAESDYSGPLAALAQVVSPEPVLGQELLALTRAVADRYAGSLADVLQLAVPPRSARAEQRASAEPLPPPGAPETGSWSRYERGAGFLEALASGGAPRAVWNALPGPEWCDELARAVVATLASGRGALVVVPDGRAVARLDAALTSLLGEGRHAVLTADAGPEKRYREWLAVRRGAVRAVVGTRAAMFAPVRDLGLVAIWDDGDDSHSEPHAPQPHAREVLLLRAAQDKCGFLLGSWSCTVEAAQLVESGWAAPIVAAREQVRGAAPLVRTVGDGDLARDEAARAARLPTLAWQAVREGLKQGPVLVQVPRRGYVPRMACANCRAPARCRHCSGPLEAQEGVDALRCGWCAREEGAWHCPECGGFRLRAQVVGARRTAEELGRAFPAVPVRTSGREHVLDTVPGAPALVVSTPGAEPVAEGGYAAALLLDGWAMLGRPDLRAGEDALRRWIAAAALVRPQGAGGTVVVVAEPTLRPVQALVRWDPVGHAVRELSERAELGFPPVSRMAAVSGVGEAVAAFLAAVELPGEAEVLGPVPMAVTAVQGPRRVGAPPPGEQWERVLIRVPPGKGAVLASALKTAQAARMARGSGEPVVRVRIDPPDIG; encoded by the coding sequence GTGAGCAGCGAGGATGAGCAGGTCGGCGGGGGCGGCGAGGGGGCGCCGCCCGAGCAGCTTGCGTTCATTCGGGAGAGTGTGCGGAAGGCGAAGGTGCCGCGGGCGAAGCCGCGGACCTGGCGGGGGGCCGCGCTGGCCAAGGAACTGCCCGTCGCGCGGGTGCTCGTGGACAAGGGCGTGCTCCACCTCGACCGGTACTTCGACTACGCCGTGCCCGAGGAGCTCGATGCCGAGGCGCAGCCCGGGGTGCGGGTCCGGGTGCGGTTCGGGGCCGGGCGGGGCCGGGTGCGGGACGGGCGGCGTGAGGGTGGCGGGCTGATCGACGGGTTCCTCGTCGAGCGGCTGGCCGAGTCCGACTACTCCGGGCCGTTGGCCGCGCTGGCCCAGGTCGTGTCGCCCGAACCGGTGCTGGGCCAGGAGCTGTTGGCGCTCACCCGCGCTGTGGCCGACCGGTATGCCGGGAGCCTCGCCGATGTGCTGCAGCTCGCCGTGCCGCCGCGCAGCGCTCGGGCCGAGCAGCGGGCTTCGGCGGAGCCGCTTCCGCCGCCCGGGGCGCCTGAGACCGGGTCTTGGAGCCGGTACGAGCGGGGGGCCGGGTTTCTCGAAGCGCTCGCCTCGGGCGGGGCGCCTAGGGCCGTGTGGAACGCGCTGCCCGGGCCCGAGTGGTGTGACGAACTGGCGCGGGCCGTCGTCGCCACGCTGGCCTCCGGGCGCGGGGCGCTGGTCGTGGTGCCGGACGGGCGGGCCGTCGCGCGTCTCGATGCCGCGCTGACCTCCTTGCTGGGGGAGGGGCGGCATGCCGTGCTCACCGCCGACGCGGGGCCCGAGAAGCGGTACCGGGAGTGGCTGGCCGTGCGGCGGGGGGCCGTGCGGGCCGTGGTGGGGACGCGGGCGGCGATGTTCGCGCCGGTGCGGGATCTCGGGCTGGTCGCCATCTGGGACGACGGGGACGACAGCCACAGCGAGCCGCACGCGCCGCAGCCGCATGCCCGTGAGGTGCTGTTGCTGCGGGCCGCCCAGGACAAGTGCGGCTTCCTGCTGGGGAGCTGGAGCTGCACCGTGGAGGCCGCGCAACTCGTCGAGAGCGGGTGGGCCGCGCCGATCGTCGCCGCGCGTGAGCAGGTGCGGGGCGCCGCGCCGCTCGTTCGGACCGTGGGGGACGGGGATCTGGCCAGGGACGAGGCCGCGCGGGCCGCTCGGCTGCCGACCCTTGCCTGGCAGGCCGTCAGGGAGGGGCTGAAGCAGGGACCGGTGCTCGTGCAGGTTCCGCGGCGTGGGTATGTGCCTCGGATGGCGTGTGCCAACTGTCGGGCGCCCGCGCGGTGCCGGCACTGTTCCGGGCCGCTGGAGGCCCAGGAGGGCGTGGATGCCCTGCGGTGCGGGTGGTGTGCGCGTGAGGAGGGTGCCTGGCACTGTCCGGAGTGCGGCGGCTTTCGGCTGCGGGCCCAGGTCGTGGGTGCCCGGCGGACCGCGGAGGAGTTGGGGCGGGCGTTTCCCGCCGTACCGGTGCGGACCTCCGGGCGGGAGCATGTGCTGGACACCGTGCCGGGGGCGCCCGCGCTCGTCGTGAGCACGCCGGGGGCCGAACCGGTGGCCGAGGGCGGGTATGCGGCCGCGCTGCTGCTGGACGGCTGGGCCATGCTCGGGCGACCCGATCTGCGGGCCGGTGAGGACGCGTTGCGCCGGTGGATCGCCGCCGCGGCGCTCGTGCGGCCGCAGGGGGCGGGGGGCACCGTGGTCGTCGTCGCCGAGCCGACGTTGCGGCCCGTGCAGGCGCTGGTGCGGTGGGATCCCGTGGGGCATGCGGTGCGGGAGCTTTCCGAGCGGGCCGAGTTGGGGTTTCCGCCGGTGTCGCGGATGGCGGCCGTGTCGGGGGTGGGGGAGGCGGTCGCGGCGTTTCTCGCTGCTGTGGAACTGCCGGGGGAGGCGGAGGTGTTGGGGCCGGTGCCGATGGCTGTCACGGCGGTGCAGGGGCCGCGACGGGTGGGGGCGCCGCCGCCGGGGGAGCAGTGGGAGCGGGTGCTGATTCGGGTGCCGCCGGGGAAGGGGGCCGTGCTCGCGTCCGCGCTCAAGACCGCGCAGGCCGCGCGGATGGCTCGGGGGAGTGGCGAGCCGGTGGTGCGGGTGCGGATCGATCCGCCTGACATCGGGTGA
- the metK gene encoding methionine adenosyltransferase, with protein MSRRLFTSESVTEGHPDKIADQISDTILDALLREDPTSRVAVETLITTGLVHVAGEVTTKAYAPIPQLVRDKILAIGYDSSKKGFDGASCGVSVSIGSQSPDIAQGVDTAYEKRVEGDEDELDKQGAGDQGLMFGYATDETPTLMPLPIFLAHRLSSRLSEVRKNGTIPYLRPDGKTQVTIEYDGDKAVRLDTVVVSSQHASDIDLESLLAPDIREFVVEPELKALLDEGIKLETEGYRLLVNPTGRFEIGGPMGDAGLTGRKIIIDTYGGMARHGGGAFSGKDPSKVDRSAAYAMRWVAKNVVAAGLASRCEVQVAYAIGKAEPVGLFVETFGTAKVDAEKIEKAIDEVFDLRPAAIIRDLDLLRPIYAQTAAYGHFGRELPDFTWERTDRVDALRTAAGL; from the coding sequence GTGTCCCGTCGTCTGTTCACCTCGGAGTCTGTGACCGAGGGTCACCCCGACAAGATCGCTGACCAGATCAGCGACACCATTCTCGACGCGCTCCTGCGCGAGGACCCGACCTCTCGGGTCGCGGTCGAGACCCTGATCACGACCGGCCTGGTGCACGTGGCCGGTGAGGTCACCACCAAGGCCTACGCCCCGATCCCCCAGCTCGTACGGGACAAGATCCTCGCGATCGGTTACGACTCCTCGAAGAAGGGCTTCGACGGCGCCTCCTGCGGCGTCTCGGTGTCCATCGGCTCGCAGTCCCCGGACATCGCTCAGGGTGTCGACACCGCCTACGAGAAGCGGGTCGAGGGCGACGAGGACGAGCTCGACAAGCAGGGCGCCGGCGACCAGGGCCTGATGTTCGGTTACGCGACGGACGAGACGCCGACGCTGATGCCGCTGCCGATCTTCCTGGCGCACCGGCTGTCGAGCCGTCTGTCCGAGGTCCGCAAGAACGGGACGATCCCCTACCTGCGCCCCGACGGCAAGACGCAGGTCACCATCGAGTACGACGGCGACAAGGCCGTCCGCCTCGACACCGTCGTGGTCTCCTCGCAGCACGCCTCCGACATCGACCTGGAGTCGCTGCTCGCCCCCGACATCCGCGAGTTCGTCGTGGAGCCGGAGCTGAAGGCGCTGCTCGACGAGGGCATCAAGCTGGAGACCGAGGGCTACCGCCTTCTGGTCAACCCGACCGGCCGCTTCGAGATCGGCGGTCCGATGGGTGACGCGGGCCTGACCGGCCGCAAGATCATCATCGACACGTACGGCGGCATGGCCCGACACGGCGGCGGTGCCTTCTCCGGCAAGGACCCGTCCAAGGTGGACCGTTCGGCGGCGTACGCGATGCGCTGGGTCGCCAAGAACGTCGTCGCCGCGGGCCTCGCCTCGCGCTGCGAGGTGCAGGTCGCGTACGCGATCGGCAAGGCCGAGCCCGTCGGCCTGTTCGTCGAGACCTTCGGCACCGCCAAGGTCGACGCCGAGAAGATCGAGAAGGCCATCGACGAGGTCTTCGACCTGCGTCCGGCCGCGATCATCCGCGACCTCGACCTGCTGCGCCCGATCTACGCCCAGACCGCCGCCTACGGCCACTTCGGCCGTGAGCTGCCCGACTTCACCTGGGAGCGCACCGACCGCGTGGACGCGCTGCGTACGGCGGCGGGGCTGTAA
- the coaBC gene encoding bifunctional phosphopantothenoylcysteine decarboxylase/phosphopantothenate--cysteine ligase CoaBC, whose amino-acid sequence MDKPRVVLGVSGGIAAYKACELLRRLTESGHDVRVVPTASALHFVGAATWSALSGHPVSTEVWDDVHEVPHVRIGQHADLVIVAPATADMLAKAAHGLADDLLTNTLLTARCPVVFAPAMHTEMWEHPATQENVATLRRRGAVVIEPAVGRLTGVDTGKGRLPDPGEIFEVCRRVLARGVTEPDLKGRHVVVSAGGTREPLDPVRFLGNRSSGKQGYALARTAAARGARVTLIAANTGLPDPAGVDIVPVGTAVQLREAVLKAAEDADAVVMAAAVADFRPETYAAGKIKKKDGQDPEPIVLVRNPDILAEISADRARPGQVVVGFAAETDDVLANGRTKLARKGCDLLVVNEVGERKTFGAEENEAVVLGADGTETPVPHGPKEALAEIVWDLVARRMK is encoded by the coding sequence GTGGACAAGCCGAGGGTCGTGCTGGGGGTCAGCGGTGGCATCGCCGCGTACAAGGCCTGTGAGCTGTTGCGCAGACTGACGGAGTCGGGCCATGACGTACGTGTGGTGCCCACCGCCTCCGCGCTGCACTTCGTCGGTGCCGCCACCTGGTCCGCCCTCTCCGGCCACCCCGTCTCGACCGAGGTGTGGGACGACGTCCACGAGGTGCCTCACGTCCGCATCGGGCAGCACGCCGACCTCGTGATCGTCGCCCCGGCCACGGCCGACATGCTCGCGAAGGCGGCCCACGGCCTCGCGGACGACCTGCTCACCAACACACTCCTGACCGCCCGCTGTCCGGTCGTCTTCGCCCCCGCGATGCACACCGAGATGTGGGAGCACCCGGCCACCCAGGAGAACGTGGCGACCCTGCGCCGCCGGGGCGCGGTCGTCATCGAGCCGGCCGTCGGGCGTCTCACCGGTGTCGACACCGGCAAGGGCCGGCTGCCCGACCCGGGTGAGATCTTCGAGGTCTGCCGCCGCGTCCTCGCCCGGGGCGTCACCGAGCCGGACCTGAAGGGACGGCACGTCGTCGTCAGCGCCGGCGGCACCCGTGAGCCCCTCGACCCGGTCCGCTTCCTCGGCAACCGCTCCTCCGGCAAGCAGGGCTACGCCCTCGCCCGTACCGCCGCCGCCCGCGGCGCGCGCGTCACGCTCATCGCCGCGAACACCGGGCTGCCGGACCCGGCGGGGGTGGACATCGTCCCGGTCGGCACGGCCGTACAACTGCGTGAAGCCGTCCTGAAGGCGGCCGAGGACGCGGACGCGGTCGTCATGGCCGCCGCGGTCGCGGACTTCCGGCCGGAGACATACGCGGCCGGGAAGATCAAGAAGAAGGACGGCCAGGATCCGGAACCCATCGTTCTGGTGCGGAATCCGGACATCCTGGCGGAGATCTCGGCCGACCGGGCCCGCCCCGGACAGGTGGTCGTCGGATTCGCCGCCGAGACGGACGACGTGCTGGCCAACGGCCGTACGAAGCTCGCCCGCAAGGGGTGCGACCTTCTCGTCGTCAACGAGGTGGGGGAGCGCAAGACTTTCGGGGCGGAAGAGAACGAGGCGGTGGTGCTGGGCGCCGACGGCACCGAGACGCCGGTCCCGCACGGACCGAAGGAAGCATTGGCCGAAATCGTGTGGGACCTGGTGGCCCGGCGCATGAAGTGA
- the rpoZ gene encoding DNA-directed RNA polymerase subunit omega produces MSSSITAPEGIINPPIDELLEATDSKYSLVIYAAKRARQINAYYSQLGEGLLEYVGPLVDTHVHEKPLSIALREINAGLLTSEAVEGPAQ; encoded by the coding sequence GTGTCCTCTTCCATCACCGCGCCCGAGGGCATCATCAACCCTCCGATCGACGAGCTTCTCGAGGCCACCGACTCGAAGTACAGCCTCGTGATCTACGCGGCCAAGCGTGCGCGTCAGATCAACGCGTACTACTCGCAGCTCGGCGAGGGCCTCCTCGAGTACGTCGGTCCGCTCGTCGACACCCACGTGCACGAGAAGCCGCTCTCGATCGCGCTCCGCGAGATCAACGCGGGTCTGCTGACGTCCGAGGCCGTCGAGGGCCCCGCGCAGTAA
- the gmk gene encoding guanylate kinase → MSERPRLTVLSGPSGVGKSTVVAHMRKEHPEVWLSVSATTRKPRPGEKHGVHYFFVTDEEMDKLIANGELLEWAEFAGNRYGTPRNAVLERLEAGEPVLLEIDLQGARQVRESMSEAQLVFLAPPSWEELVRRLTGRGTEPPAVIERRLEAAKVELAAEPEFDVTLVNTSVEDVARELLALMDVV, encoded by the coding sequence ATGAGTGAACGTCCGCGGCTGACCGTGCTCTCCGGCCCCTCAGGGGTCGGCAAGAGCACGGTCGTCGCCCATATGCGCAAGGAACACCCCGAGGTCTGGCTCTCGGTGTCGGCGACGACCCGCAAGCCCCGCCCCGGCGAGAAGCACGGTGTCCACTACTTCTTCGTCACCGACGAGGAGATGGACAAGCTGATCGCCAACGGTGAGCTGCTGGAGTGGGCCGAGTTCGCCGGCAATCGCTACGGCACCCCGCGCAACGCGGTGCTGGAGCGGCTGGAGGCGGGCGAGCCGGTTCTCCTGGAGATCGATCTCCAGGGCGCCCGGCAGGTCCGCGAGTCCATGTCGGAGGCCCAGCTGGTGTTCCTGGCCCCTCCCTCCTGGGAGGAGCTCGTGCGCAGGCTCACCGGGCGTGGCACCGAGCCGCCCGCTGTGATCGAACGCCGTCTTGAGGCGGCGAAGGTCGAACTGGCGGCCGAGCCCGAGTTCGATGTGACCTTGGTCAACACCTCCGTCGAGGACGTGGCGCGCGAGCTGCTAGCCTTGATGGATGTTGTGTGA
- a CDS encoding integration host factor: protein MALPPLTPEQRAAALEKAAAARRERAEVKNRLKHSGASLHEVIKQGQENDVIGKMKVSALLESLPGVGKVRAKQIMERLGISESRRVRGLGSNQIASLEREFGSTGS, encoded by the coding sequence GTGGCTCTTCCGCCCCTTACCCCTGAACAGCGCGCAGCCGCGCTCGAAAAGGCCGCCGCGGCTCGCCGGGAGCGGGCCGAGGTCAAGAATCGACTCAAGCACTCCGGCGCCTCTCTCCACGAGGTCATCAAGCAGGGCCAGGAGAACGACGTCATCGGCAAGATGAAGGTCTCCGCCCTGCTCGAGTCGCTACCGGGCGTGGGCAAGGTCCGCGCCAAGCAGATCATGGAGCGTCTGGGCATCTCCGAGAGCCGCCGTGTGCGTGGTCTCGGTTCGAACCAGATCGCTTCTCTGGAGCGTGAGTTCGGCAGCACCGGTTCCTGA
- the pyrF gene encoding orotidine-5'-phosphate decarboxylase, which yields MSSLAPFGARLRQVMDERGPLCVGIDPHASLLGEWGLNDDVAGLERFSRTVVEAVADRVAVLKPQSAFFERFGSRGVAVLEKSVEEARAAGALVVMDAKRGDIGSTMAAYAEAFLHKDSPLFSDALTVSPYLGYGSLSPAVALARESGAGLFVLALTSNPEGGEVQHAIRADGRDVGATMLAHLAAENTGEEPLGSFGAVVGATLGDLSSYDLDINGPLLAPGIGAQGATPADLPTVFGSVVRNVVPNVSRGVLRHGPDVGALRAAAERFAEETRAAVA from the coding sequence ATGAGCTCTCTCGCACCCTTCGGCGCACGTCTTCGTCAGGTCATGGACGAGCGCGGCCCGCTGTGCGTCGGCATCGACCCGCACGCGTCCCTGCTCGGTGAGTGGGGCCTGAACGACGACGTGGCCGGACTGGAGCGGTTCAGCCGCACGGTCGTCGAGGCCGTCGCCGACCGGGTCGCCGTCCTCAAGCCGCAGAGCGCGTTCTTCGAGCGCTTCGGGTCGCGCGGTGTCGCCGTCCTGGAGAAGTCGGTCGAGGAGGCGCGGGCCGCCGGCGCGCTGGTCGTCATGGACGCCAAGCGCGGCGACATCGGCTCGACCATGGCCGCGTACGCCGAGGCGTTCCTGCACAAGGACTCCCCGCTGTTCTCCGACGCGCTCACCGTCTCGCCGTATCTCGGCTACGGCTCGCTCTCGCCGGCGGTCGCGCTGGCGCGGGAGAGCGGCGCCGGGCTGTTCGTGCTGGCGCTGACGTCCAACCCGGAGGGCGGCGAGGTCCAGCACGCGATCCGCGCGGACGGCCGTGACGTCGGCGCGACGATGCTGGCGCATCTGGCGGCCGAGAACACGGGGGAGGAGCCCCTGGGGTCCTTCGGCGCCGTCGTGGGCGCCACGCTCGGCGATCTGTCGTCCTACGACCTGGACATCAACGGTCCGCTCCTCGCGCCCGGCATCGGCGCCCAGGGGGCCACTCCGGCCGACCTTCCCACGGTGTTCGGCTCCGTGGTGCGCAATGTCGTCCCCAACGTCAGCCGGGGGGTCCTGCGGCACGGTCCCGACGTCGGCGCGCTGCGGGCGGCCGCGGAGCGGTTCGCGGAGGAGACCAGGGCCGCCGTGGCGTGA
- a CDS encoding quinone-dependent dihydroorotate dehydrogenase, with translation MYKIFFKLVFTRMDPEKAHYLAFRWIRLAVRVPVLRTFVAAALAPRHEELRTEAFGLRMHGPFGLAAGFDKNAVAVDGMSMLGFDHVEIGTVTGEAQPGNPKRRLFRLVKDRALINRMGFNNEGSLAVAARLASRTPVFRTVVGVNIGKTKVVPEAEATADYVKSTERLAPYADYLVVNVSSPNTPGLRNLQATEALRPLLSAVREAADRVVTGRRVPLLVKIAPDLADDDVDAVADLAVELGLDGIIATNTTIAREGLGLTSEPSLVKETGGLSGAPLKARSLEVLRRLYARVGDRITLVGVGGIEDAEDAWQRILAGATLVQGYSAFVYEGPFWSRAIHKGLAARLRTSPYATLADAVGADVRKPA, from the coding sequence ATGTACAAGATCTTCTTCAAGCTCGTCTTCACCCGCATGGACCCCGAGAAGGCCCACTACCTCGCCTTCCGCTGGATCCGCCTCGCCGTCCGCGTTCCCGTGCTCCGCACCTTCGTCGCCGCCGCGCTCGCCCCCCGCCACGAGGAGCTGCGCACCGAGGCGTTCGGGCTGCGCATGCACGGTCCCTTCGGGCTCGCCGCCGGCTTCGACAAGAACGCGGTCGCCGTCGACGGCATGTCGATGCTCGGCTTCGACCATGTCGAGATCGGCACGGTCACCGGGGAGGCGCAGCCCGGCAACCCCAAGCGGCGGCTGTTCCGGCTCGTGAAGGACCGCGCGCTGATCAACCGCATGGGCTTCAACAACGAGGGCTCGCTGGCCGTGGCGGCCCGCCTGGCGTCCCGTACGCCCGTCTTCAGGACCGTCGTGGGCGTCAACATCGGCAAGACCAAGGTCGTACCGGAGGCCGAGGCCACCGCCGACTACGTGAAGTCGACCGAGCGGCTCGCGCCGTACGCCGACTACCTGGTCGTCAACGTGTCGTCGCCGAACACGCCCGGGCTGCGCAATCTGCAGGCCACCGAGGCGCTGAGGCCGCTCCTGAGCGCCGTGCGCGAGGCCGCCGACCGTGTGGTCACCGGTCGCCGCGTCCCGCTCCTGGTGAAGATCGCGCCCGACCTCGCCGACGACGACGTGGACGCCGTCGCCGACCTGGCCGTGGAGCTCGGTCTGGACGGGATCATCGCCACGAACACCACCATCGCGCGCGAGGGGCTCGGTTTGACATCCGAACCCTCGCTGGTGAAGGAGACCGGCGGCCTGTCCGGCGCTCCGCTCAAGGCACGCTCCCTGGAGGTCCTCAGGCGCCTCTACGCGCGCGTGGGCGACCGCATCACCCTCGTGGGTGTCGGCGGCATCGAGGACGCCGAGGACGCCTGGCAGCGCATTCTCGCCGGTGCGACGCTCGTCCAGGGCTACAGCGCGTTCGTCTACGAGGGGCCCTTCTGGAGCCGAGCCATCCACAAGGGGCTCGCCGCCCGCCTCCGGACGAGCCCGTACGCCACCCTCGCCGACGCGGTCGGCGCCGACGTAAGGAAGCCCGCATGA